Proteins encoded together in one Vigna angularis cultivar LongXiaoDou No.4 chromosome 5, ASM1680809v1, whole genome shotgun sequence window:
- the LOC108323441 gene encoding DNA repair protein RAD51 homolog 4 isoform X1, giving the protein MAPLKSLEKEYPLIDSNFQSFCASHAIFSVQDFLLHDIDALIALADNHCASQTLKQGIDQLLSIIDARHPPLLNGLQLLEDVQRNKHVLSTGCEGIDALLGGGLREGQLTELVGSSASGKTQACLLSASTVAKHKSSVIYLDTGNSFSPHRIARFVGQSSGYDSENQADHMLKKVLDRIICHSVFDIYQMLDVLHQLKINLRSEIVKSNQHVRLLIVDSISSLITPILGGSNPQGHALMISAGYLLKKLAHEHNIAVLVTNHVVRGEDGISKPALGESWKSVPHVRLLFSQDCGSNVCNISMLKHPSMVCHSIRKFLYSVICVS; this is encoded by the exons ATGGCACCCTTGAAATCGCTGGAGAAAGAGTACCCTCTCATTGACTCCAATTTTCAAAGCTTCTGTGCCTCACACGCCATTTTCTCTG TTCAAGATTTCCTTCTGCATGATATCGACGCATTAATTGCCTTGGCGGATAATCACTGTGCTTCACAGACTCTCAAGCAA GGAATAGACCAGCTTCTGTCAATAATAGATGCTCGTCATCCACCGTTGCTAAATGGCTTGCAGCTCTTGGAAGACGTTCAGCGGAATAAACATGTTTTGTCTACTGGATGTGAAGG GATTGACGCATTGCTCGGAGGTGGATTACGAGAAGGACAATTAACTGAACTTGTTGGGTCATCCGCATCAGGAAAGACACAG gcATGCCTACTGTCTGCTTCAACTGTTGCAAAACATAAGAGTTCAGTTATATACTTAGATACAGGCAACTCCTTTTCACCTCATCGTATTGCACGTTTTGTTGGCCAGTCTTCTGGTTATGATTCTGAAAATCAG GCTGATCATATGCTCAAAAAAGTATTGGACAGGATAATTTGCCACTCAGTGTTTGACATCTATCAGATGCTTGATGTGCTGCATCAACTGAAGATTAATTTAAGATCTGAG ATTGTGAAATCAAATCAGCACGTTCGATTGCTTATTGTTGATTCAATCTCTTCACTGATTACCCCCATCCTTGGGGGCAGTAATCCTCAGG GACATGCTTTAATGATATCTGCTGGGTATTTACTGAAGAAGTTAGCTCATGAGCATAATATTGCTGTTTTG GTAACGAATCATGTGGTGCGTGGGGAAGATGGTATTTCCAAACCAGCTCTTGGAGAGAGTTGGAAGAGTGTCCCACATGTACGGCTTTTGTTTTCCCAAGATTGTGGAAGCAATGTGTGCAATATTTCAATGCTAAAACATCCATCTATGGTATGCCATTCAATCAGAAAATTTCTTTATAGTGTCATATGTGTTAGTTAA
- the LOC108323441 gene encoding DNA repair protein RAD51 homolog 4 isoform X2 — MAPLKSLEKEYPLIDSNFQSFCASHAIFSVQDFLLHDIDALIALADNHCASQTLKQGIDQLLSIIDARHPPLLNGLQLLEDVQRNKHVLSTGCEGIDALLGGGLREGQLTELVGSSASGKTQACLLSASTVAKHKSSVIYLDTGNSFSPHRIARFVGQSSGYDSENQADHMLKKVLDRIICHSVFDIYQMLDVLHQLKINLRSEIVKSNQHVRLLIVDSISSLITPILGGSNPQGHALMISAGYLLKKLAHEHNIAVLVTNHVVRGEDGISKPALGESWKSVPHVRLLFSQDCGSNVCNISMLKHPSMASGRAASSTMFL; from the exons ATGGCACCCTTGAAATCGCTGGAGAAAGAGTACCCTCTCATTGACTCCAATTTTCAAAGCTTCTGTGCCTCACACGCCATTTTCTCTG TTCAAGATTTCCTTCTGCATGATATCGACGCATTAATTGCCTTGGCGGATAATCACTGTGCTTCACAGACTCTCAAGCAA GGAATAGACCAGCTTCTGTCAATAATAGATGCTCGTCATCCACCGTTGCTAAATGGCTTGCAGCTCTTGGAAGACGTTCAGCGGAATAAACATGTTTTGTCTACTGGATGTGAAGG GATTGACGCATTGCTCGGAGGTGGATTACGAGAAGGACAATTAACTGAACTTGTTGGGTCATCCGCATCAGGAAAGACACAG gcATGCCTACTGTCTGCTTCAACTGTTGCAAAACATAAGAGTTCAGTTATATACTTAGATACAGGCAACTCCTTTTCACCTCATCGTATTGCACGTTTTGTTGGCCAGTCTTCTGGTTATGATTCTGAAAATCAG GCTGATCATATGCTCAAAAAAGTATTGGACAGGATAATTTGCCACTCAGTGTTTGACATCTATCAGATGCTTGATGTGCTGCATCAACTGAAGATTAATTTAAGATCTGAG ATTGTGAAATCAAATCAGCACGTTCGATTGCTTATTGTTGATTCAATCTCTTCACTGATTACCCCCATCCTTGGGGGCAGTAATCCTCAGG GACATGCTTTAATGATATCTGCTGGGTATTTACTGAAGAAGTTAGCTCATGAGCATAATATTGCTGTTTTG GTAACGAATCATGTGGTGCGTGGGGAAGATGGTATTTCCAAACCAGCTCTTGGAGAGAGTTGGAAGAGTGTCCCACATGTACGGCTTTTGTTTTCCCAAGATTGTGGAAGCAATGTGTGCAATATTTCAATGCTAAAACATCCATCTATG GCTTCTGGTAGAGCTGCAAGTTCTACTATGTTTTTATGA